In Deinococcus maricopensis DSM 21211, one genomic interval encodes:
- a CDS encoding carboxylate--amine ligase, producing MITERPELLAAIDRLNAAGVPAAITFNTHITALAIARSLGRHGVPVLGLDREGGGLGQRSRYLSALALCPDVADSGRAFVDFLLDLGPHFAHKPVLFPTNDDWVFATARHKQELERHYHVPFSGQDVIDTALNKTALYRAADALGIPIPQSWFLDGAPLEALAAGPHPTVQAVAAQVPYPVILKPDESRAFYEAYRAKVFVVNTPEEFAARVQDAAALGLRLVAQRIVHTKPGGFYSVCSYLDAGSQPRGVFVGRKLEQYPPDFGTSCLADARYVPDIAERGVRVLQALGFHGISEIEFVQDPDTGEHLLLDVNTRSWKWIGLPIASGIDLPLLAYRDAIGETFDAPAQRDGVRWTFLRDYVKLVRERAGVIPEEHVRKDEWLGLIRGERPADGTLVDGILDPDDPEPFYEVLKGELFGFVYTCAC from the coding sequence ATGATCACTGAACGCCCCGAACTGCTGGCCGCCATTGACCGCCTCAACGCGGCGGGCGTTCCGGCCGCCATCACCTTCAACACACACATCACCGCGCTCGCCATCGCACGCAGCCTCGGGCGGCACGGCGTGCCCGTGCTCGGCCTGGACCGCGAGGGCGGCGGCCTCGGCCAGCGCAGCCGTTACCTCAGCGCGCTCGCGCTCTGCCCGGACGTCGCGGACAGCGGGCGCGCGTTCGTGGACTTCCTGCTGGACCTCGGGCCGCACTTCGCGCACAAGCCGGTGCTGTTCCCCACCAACGACGACTGGGTGTTCGCCACCGCCCGCCACAAGCAGGAACTGGAGCGGCATTACCACGTGCCGTTCAGTGGGCAGGACGTCATCGACACCGCCCTGAACAAGACCGCGCTGTACCGCGCCGCCGACGCGCTCGGCATTCCCATTCCGCAAAGCTGGTTCCTGGACGGCGCGCCCCTGGAGGCCCTCGCCGCCGGGCCGCACCCGACCGTGCAGGCGGTCGCGGCGCAGGTGCCGTACCCGGTCATCCTGAAGCCTGACGAGTCCCGCGCGTTCTACGAGGCGTACCGCGCGAAGGTGTTCGTCGTGAACACCCCCGAGGAGTTCGCCGCACGCGTGCAGGACGCCGCCGCCCTCGGGTTGCGGCTGGTCGCGCAGCGCATCGTGCACACGAAACCCGGCGGGTTCTACAGCGTGTGCAGTTACCTCGACGCGGGCAGCCAGCCGCGCGGAGTGTTCGTGGGCCGCAAGCTGGAGCAGTACCCGCCAGACTTCGGCACGTCCTGCCTCGCGGACGCGCGGTACGTGCCGGACATCGCGGAGCGCGGCGTGCGCGTCCTGCAGGCACTGGGGTTCCACGGCATCAGCGAGATCGAGTTCGTGCAGGACCCCGACACGGGCGAGCACCTGCTCCTCGACGTGAACACCCGCAGCTGGAAGTGGATCGGGCTGCCCATTGCGAGCGGCATCGACCTGCCGCTGCTCGCGTACCGCGACGCCATCGGCGAGACGTTCGACGCGCCCGCGCAGCGTGACGGCGTGCGCTGGACGTTCCTGCGCGACTACGTGAAGCTCGTGCGCGAACGCGCGGGCGTCATCCCCGAGGAGCACGTCCGCAAGGACGAGTGGCTGGGCCTGATCCGCGGGGAACGCCCCGCCGACGGCACGCTCGTGGACGGCATCCTCGACCCGGACGACCCCGAGCCCTTCTACGAGGTCCTGAAAGGCGAACTGTTCGGCTTCGTCTACACCTGCGCCTGCTGA
- a CDS encoding aspartate/glutamate racemase family protein, with product MTRTVGVLGGLGPDATLDFFAKVLRASRAEREQDHLRLLIDNNPQVPDRNAALTGRGASPGPALAGMARGLEAAGADFLVMVCNTAHAYQADIEAAVRVPFVSLIDETVHATLRAVPGARAVGLLATTTCLDAGLYQRAFAPHGVRMIEPDAAGRARFMEVLYRIKAGDTGAAVRADMRALGLALADAGADALVAGCTEVPLVLGAADVPVPLISSTDVLVERTVQYARGLAPLPTRSTEVPS from the coding sequence ATGACCCGCACCGTCGGCGTGCTCGGCGGCCTCGGCCCGGACGCCACGCTGGACTTCTTCGCGAAGGTCCTGCGCGCCAGCCGCGCCGAGCGGGAGCAGGACCACCTGCGCCTCCTCATCGACAACAACCCGCAGGTGCCGGACCGCAACGCCGCCCTCACGGGCCGCGGGGCGTCGCCCGGCCCGGCGCTCGCGGGTATGGCGCGCGGCCTGGAAGCCGCCGGCGCGGACTTCCTCGTGATGGTCTGCAACACCGCCCACGCGTACCAGGCGGACATCGAGGCGGCCGTGCGGGTGCCGTTCGTGAGCCTGATCGACGAGACGGTCCACGCGACCCTCCGCGCCGTGCCGGGCGCGCGCGCCGTCGGGCTGCTCGCCACCACCACCTGCCTCGACGCGGGACTGTACCAGCGTGCATTCGCGCCGCACGGCGTGCGCATGATCGAACCGGACGCCGCGGGCCGCGCGCGCTTCATGGAGGTGCTGTACCGCATCAAGGCCGGGGACACCGGCGCGGCCGTGCGGGCGGACATGCGCGCCCTCGGCCTCGCGCTCGCGGACGCCGGCGCGGACGCCCTTGTCGCCGGCTGCACGGAAGTGCCGCTCGTGCTGGGCGCCGCGGACGTCCCCGTGCCCCTGATCAGCTCCACGGACGTGCTGGTGGAACGCACCGTCCAGTACGCCCGGGGCCTCGCGCCTCTGCCCACGCGGTCCACCGAGGTTCCCTCATGA
- a CDS encoding LLM class flavin-dependent oxidoreductase — protein sequence MRFGYWMPIFGGWLRNVEQEGMSTDWAYVRDVAVQSEQVGFDLSLIAELNLNDIKGPQAPSLDAWTLAPAVAAVTERLELMLAVRPNYHAPALTAKAISTLDVIAPGRISLNVVSSWWADEARQYGMPFDQHDDRYARTEEWLGVVRRLLTEPVVDHAGALYQLYGTHLEPKPARPTTVYMGGESPRAKELISAQSDAYVMHGDAPDVIAAKIADMRARREAAGAPPLQFGMAAYVICRDTEEEAQAERARITDVQQSPQAYASYQDFLRGSQLESQVSLEEYSVSNRGLRPRLIGTPAQIAARIREYEAAGLDLLLLQFSPQREEMARFGRDVIQAHFRAQAAVPS from the coding sequence ATGCGTTTTGGTTACTGGATGCCTATTTTCGGCGGGTGGCTCCGCAACGTCGAGCAGGAAGGCATGAGCACCGACTGGGCGTACGTCCGCGACGTCGCCGTGCAGTCCGAGCAGGTCGGGTTCGACCTGAGCCTCATCGCGGAACTCAACCTGAACGACATCAAGGGCCCGCAGGCGCCCAGCCTGGACGCCTGGACGCTCGCGCCCGCCGTCGCGGCGGTCACGGAGCGGCTGGAGCTGATGCTCGCGGTCCGCCCGAACTACCACGCGCCCGCCCTCACCGCGAAAGCCATCAGCACGCTGGACGTCATCGCGCCCGGCCGCATCAGCCTGAACGTCGTCAGCAGCTGGTGGGCGGACGAAGCCCGGCAGTACGGCATGCCCTTCGACCAGCACGACGACCGCTACGCCCGCACCGAGGAGTGGCTGGGCGTCGTGCGGCGCCTGCTGACGGAGCCCGTCGTGGACCACGCGGGCGCGCTGTACCAGCTGTACGGCACGCACCTCGAACCCAAACCCGCGCGCCCCACGACCGTGTACATGGGCGGCGAGTCCCCACGCGCGAAGGAACTCATCAGCGCGCAGTCCGATGCGTACGTCATGCACGGCGACGCGCCCGACGTGATCGCCGCGAAGATCGCGGACATGCGCGCCCGTCGCGAGGCGGCGGGCGCGCCGCCCCTGCAGTTCGGCATGGCCGCGTACGTCATCTGCCGCGACACCGAGGAGGAGGCGCAGGCGGAGCGGGCGCGCATCACGGACGTGCAGCAGAGCCCGCAGGCGTACGCGTCGTACCAGGACTTCCTGCGTGGCAGCCAGCTGGAAAGCCAGGTGAGCCTGGAGGAGTACAGCGTCAGCAACCGGGGCCTGCGCCCGCGCCTGATCGGAACGCCCGCGCAGATCGCCGCGCGCATCCGCGAGTACGAGGCGGCGGGCCTGGACCTGCTGCTGCTGCAGTTCAGTCCGCAGCGCGAGGAAATGGCGCGGTTCGGGCGGGACGTCATTCAGGCGCACTTCCGCGCTCAGGCTGCCGTTCCGTCCTGA
- a CDS encoding response regulator transcription factor, whose amino-acid sequence MTTSSGPRILIVEDDPGIREYLSLGLRYEGFDVRSAATGGEGLTQYAEHGADLVVLDVMLPGPDGFAFLRDLRARDAVPVVMLTARDSVDDRILGLESGADDYLTKPFAFGELVARIRTVLRRARPDTLGIVRYADLELNETSREARRGGQRLDMRPTTFDLLVFLARHPERVLPKSVILDAVWGPQFLGSDNVVELYVGYARRALGTPPLLHTLRGAGYMLKEQR is encoded by the coding sequence GTGACGACCAGCAGCGGCCCGAGGATTCTGATTGTCGAGGACGATCCCGGCATTCGCGAGTACCTGTCGCTGGGCCTGCGGTACGAGGGGTTCGACGTGCGCTCCGCCGCCACGGGCGGCGAGGGCCTCACACAGTACGCGGAGCACGGCGCGGACCTCGTGGTGCTGGACGTGATGCTGCCCGGCCCGGACGGGTTCGCGTTCCTGCGGGACCTGCGCGCGCGCGACGCCGTGCCTGTCGTGATGCTCACCGCGCGCGACAGCGTCGACGACCGCATCCTCGGGCTGGAGAGCGGCGCGGACGACTACCTCACGAAACCGTTCGCGTTCGGTGAGCTGGTGGCGCGCATCCGCACGGTGCTGCGCCGCGCGCGCCCTGACACGCTCGGCATCGTCCGGTACGCGGACCTGGAACTGAATGAGACGAGCCGCGAGGCGCGCCGCGGCGGGCAGCGGCTCGACATGCGCCCCACCACCTTCGACCTGCTGGTGTTCCTCGCGCGCCACCCGGAGCGCGTCCTGCCGAAAAGCGTCATTCTGGACGCCGTGTGGGGCCCGCAATTTCTCGGCAGTGACAACGTCGTGGAGCTCTACGTCGGGTACGCGCGCCGCGCACTCGGCACGCCGCCCCTGCTGCACACGCTGCGCGGCGCGGGGTACATGCTCAAGGAGCAGCGGTGA
- a CDS encoding YceI family protein: MRTFLLPLSLLILSSASAAPSTFTVVGGKEDLTLMTVESETSVENFTGRTSNVTGTVTFDPATRTGRGTIIVNGASIRTGMALRDEHMRSAGWLNFDKVPTLRFQTTSVKHVSGDAYEVRGNLTLNGVTRPVTTRATVKLTPANAATKAAGLKGDALAITTAFPVKLSDFGVKNASIDGGRVNNTLQVALKFIASN, translated from the coding sequence ATGCGTACATTCCTGCTGCCCCTGTCCCTGCTGATTCTCTCTTCTGCCAGCGCCGCGCCGTCCACGTTCACGGTCGTCGGCGGCAAGGAGGACCTGACGCTCATGACCGTGGAGAGCGAAACGAGCGTCGAGAACTTCACGGGCCGTACCAGCAACGTGACCGGCACCGTCACCTTCGACCCGGCCACGCGCACGGGTCGCGGCACCATCATCGTGAACGGCGCGAGCATCCGCACCGGCATGGCCCTGCGCGACGAGCACATGCGCAGCGCTGGCTGGCTGAACTTCGACAAGGTGCCGACCCTGCGCTTCCAGACGACCAGCGTGAAGCACGTCAGCGGCGACGCGTACGAGGTGCGCGGCAACCTCACGCTCAACGGCGTGACGCGGCCCGTTACGACCCGCGCGACCGTGAAGCTCACCCCCGCGAACGCCGCCACGAAAGCCGCCGGCCTCAAAGGCGACGCGCTCGCCATCACCACGGCCTTCCCCGTGAAACTCAGCGACTTCGGCGTGAAGAACGCCAGCATCGACGGTGGCCGCGTGAACAACACGTTGCAGGTCGCGCTGAAGTTCATCGCGAGCAACTGA